A segment of the Streptomyces sp. XD-27 genome:
CCGGTCCGGCCTGGGCGAGGAGGAGCTCACCCGACAGCTCACGGACTACTGCTGGACGCCCTTCGACCTCGCCGAGGAGGCCCCCGTCCGGGCCCAGGTCCTCATGGTCGGCCGACGCGTCCTTCTGGTGCTGGTCATCCACCACATCGTCACCGACGGCTGGGCGCAGCAACTGCTGCTGCGCCAGCTCGGTGAGGCGTACCGGGCGCTGACGACGGGCCGCCGGCCCGTCCTGCCGCCCGCGGTCCACCCCGCCGAGCTGGCCGCCGCCGGGCCCGCCGCCGCGGCCGGGCAGGCCGAGCGGGCGGAGGCCCTGCTGGCCCGGCTGCGCGGGGCGCCCGCGGACATCGCCCTGCCGCGCGACCGGGAGCGTACCGGGGTCCAGGACACGTCCGCCGACGTCCGCCGGGCGCGGCTGTCCGCCTCGACCAGCGCCGCCCTGCGCGCGGTGCTGGCCACCGAGCGGGCCACCGCCTCGATGGCGGCCCCCGCGCTGCTCGGTGCGGTGCTGGCCGGGACGGGGGAGCAGCGGGACTTCCTGTTCGCCTTCCCCTGGGCAGGCCGGGCGACCGCGGCCGAGACCGAGGCCGTGGCCATGCTGATCAAGACTCTGCTGCTGCGGGTCGACCTGCGGGACGCCCCCACCTGGCGCGGCCTGCTGGGCCGGGTCCGGGACGAGAGCCTGGCCGCCTACCGGTACGCGGACGTCCCCTTCGAGACGCTGGTCGCCGAGCTGGACCCCGGCCGGGGACTGGGCCGCCCGCCCGTCACCCCGGTACTGGTCACGGCGGTGATGGACCCGCCCGCCGCGCCCGACCTGGGTCCCGCGGTGCGGTCCCGGCAGCTCCCGCCGCCCGGACTGCGCATCAAGTACGAACTCGAGTTCACGCTGCGGGACGCCGACGAGTGCATCGAACTCGAACTGGCCTACGCCACCGCACTGTTCGGCGCCTCGACCGCAGAAACGCTACTGAACGCCCTGGTGCAGGCCGCCGGACGGCTGGCCGCGGACCCGGACACCCCGGTCCTGCCGCCGCCCCCGGACGACACCGCGCACGCCGACCGGCCCGATGCGGGCCCGGAGACTGGAGAAGTACATCCATGACGGACCCGATGGAGGACGTACGCCGGATCTGGAGCACGGTGCTCGGTGCCGAGATCCAGGACGTGGACGTCAACTTCTTTGACGCGGGCGGCCATTCGCTGCTCGTCATGGTCCTCCAGGAGCACCTGGAGGAACTCGCCGGACGCGAACTCGCCATCGAGGACCTCTTCGAGCACCCCACCATCCGCGCCCAGGCCGGCCTGCTCGCCGACCGCCCGGACGCCGGCGCCGCCGTGGACGCCGAACTCGGCGGCCGCGACCGGTCCCAACTGCTCGGCCGCAGCGGCGGCGCCACCGCCGGGGGCCTCACATGAGCCGTGCCACCGACATCGCGGTCATCGGCGCCGGCTGCCGCTTCCCCGACGGCCCGGACACCGCCGCCTTCTGGAACAACCTGGTCGCGGGCGTGGTCTCGACCCGCGAGCAGACCGAGGAGCGGCTGCGCGCCACCGGCATGCCGGACGCGGCGCTGAAGGACCCCGCGTTCGTGCCGGTCGCGGCCACCGTGCCCGGCGTGGAGCTGTTCGCGGGCGAGTTCTTCGGCTACTCCCCGGCCGAGGCCGAGCTCATCGACCCGGCCCACCGGCTGTTCCTCGAAGTGTGCTGGGAGGCCCTGGAGTCCGCCGGGCACGCGCCCTCCGGCACCGGCACCGGCCCGGTGGTCGGCGTGTTCGCCAGCGGCGGGCCGAGCCCGTACACCTTCGCCCTGCAGGCGGCGAAGGTGCGCGAGGGCGGCCTCGCCGCCGCCGTCGACGACCTGGACCTCACGCTCGGCGGCACCGCCGACTTCATCGCCTCGCGCGTGGCGTACAAGCTGGGCCTGCGCGGCCCCTCGGTCGGCGTGCAGACGGCCTGCTCCTCCTCGCTCACCGGCGTGCACTACGCCGTCCTGAGCCTGCTCTCCGGCGAGTGCGACCTCGCCGTGGTCGGCGGCGCGGCGGTCAGCGACCCCCTGGTGGGCTACACGTACGCGCCCGGCGGCGTGATGTCCGAGGACGGCCAGTGCCGGCCCTTCGACGCGCGCTCCACCGGTACCGCCGCCGGGGCGGGCGCGGGCGCCGTGGTCCTGCGCCGCCTGGGCGACGCCCTCGCCGACGGCGACCCGGTGCTCGCCGTGATCCGCGGCAGCGCGATCGGCAACGACGGCGCGACGCGCTCCGGCTTCACCGCGCCCAGCGCGGCGGGCCTGGCCGGTGTGGTCGCCGGGGCGCTCGCCGTGGCCGGCGCGGAAGCGCACACCGTGCGCTACGTGGAGGCGCACGGCTCGGGCACCCAGCTCGGCGACAGCCTGGAACTCCGCGGCCTGACCCAGGGGTTCCGCACCGCCGGCCAGAGCGACGGCGGCCCGCAGCCCGCCCCCGGCGGGTGCGCCCTCGGCTCGGTGAAGGCCAACATCGGCCACGCCGG
Coding sequences within it:
- a CDS encoding acyl carrier protein, with the protein product MTDPMEDVRRIWSTVLGAEIQDVDVNFFDAGGHSLLVMVLQEHLEELAGRELAIEDLFEHPTIRAQAGLLADRPDAGAAVDAELGGRDRSQLLGRSGGATAGGLT